Proteins co-encoded in one Gossypium arboreum isolate Shixiya-1 chromosome 11, ASM2569848v2, whole genome shotgun sequence genomic window:
- the LOC108470385 gene encoding formin-like protein 6, with product MRLRSHPHFTFFFFLLSLFLSSSSSVIQDFIIFHRRILHQPLFSVGSSPPPGADTFLPSPSPPAPDSPVYPDPSQPFFPEVPSGPGQTADQNQLPTPPSAPTNGSMSIPTATQPAKPAKKVAIAVSVGIVTLGMLSGLAFFLYRHRVAKHPGETRKRLVGGNSDRSQEDSRVPPSSFLYIGTVEPSRRSVGEVNGGANGSPYGKLNSVRRSDRYRPSPELQPLPPLAKPLGLENSPTAMPSPSSSSSDEESRGTAFYTPQGSTISNEESYYTPVSRRVNGNLVTQSRNEMNGKTNSVPCSKRTSPKTRILASSPEMKHVIIPSIKQQQQQPPSPHPPSPTSLPLQQPQGLGPEPHETQEFTHAKRPKFSSPPPPPNMALLRSISNNSSPQRTKVPVPPPPPPPPPMPPPAAVKLSVPRSVRNLKTNVTPKPAQLLKKHESRTSSPKNSAVSGARKSMEEVVSYKGVSSSEKTDGDDMDSAKPKLKPLHWDKVRATSERATVWDQIKSSSFQLNEDMMETLFGCNSTTAAPPKEPIRRSVLPPVKQENRVLDSKKSQNIAILLRALNVTRDEVSEALLDGNPESLGAELFETLVKMAPTKEEEIKLRDYSGDLSKLGSAERFLRTVLDIPFAFKRVETMLYRANFDTEVQYLRKSFQTLEEASDELKNSRLFLKLLEAVLRTGNRMNVGTNRGDAKAFKLDTLLKLVDIKGTDGKTTLLHFVVQEIIRSEGAGTNSTDGNHENKMASNFKEEDFRKQGLQVVAGLSRDLSNVKKAAGMDSDVLSSYVSKLEIGLEKARSVLQYEKPDTPGNFFNSMKMFLRDAEEEIAKIKDDERKALLLVKEVTEYFHGNATKEEAHPLRIFMIVRDFLSILDHVCKEVGLLQDRTMVGAARSFRISATASLPVLSRYNVRQDGSSDDESLAP from the exons ATGAGATTGAGATCTCATCCacatttcactttttttttcttcttgctTTCATTGTTCTTGTCGTCTTCTTCTTCTGTAATTCAAGATTTTATCATTTTTCATAGAAGAATTCTACACCAACCGTTGTTTTCGGTTGGTTCATCTCCGCCTCCAGGCGCTGACACTTTTTTACCTTCACCGTCTCCGCCGGCTCCAGATAGTCCTGTTTACCCAGACCCAAGTCAGCCATTCTTCCCTGAAGTTCCTTCAGGACCAGGGCAGACCGCAGATCAGAATCAACTGCCTACCCCACCATCTGCGCCTACTAATGGCTCGATGTCAATCCCAACTGCAACCCAGCCTGCCAAACCAGCTAAAAAGGTTGCAATTGCCGTCTCTGTTGGGATTGTCACTTTGGGAATGCTATCGGGGCTTGCTTTCTTTTTGTACCGTCACCGGGTCGCTAAACACCCTGGGGAAACGCGAAAGAGGCTTGTTGGAGGGAACTCCGATAGGTCGCAAGAAGACTCTAGGGTTCCACCCTCCAGCTTTCTTTACATTGGAACCGTGGAGCCCAGCAGGAGATCGGTGGGTGAAGTGAATGGTGGAGCTAATGGTTCGCCTTATGGTAAGTTGAATTCAGTGAGGAGGTCGGATCGATATAGGCCGAGCCCGGAATTGCAGCCATTGCCTCCATTGGCTAAACCTCTTGGGCTTGAGAATTCACCGACGGCAATGCCATCTCCATCTTCGTCTTCTTCAGATGAAGAGTCTCGGGGGACGGCTTTTTATACCCCTCAGGGCTCAACGATCAGCAATGAAGAAAGCTATTACACTCCGGTTTCGCGTCGGGTTAATGGCAATTTGGTGACTCAGTCGAGGAATGAAATGAATGGGAAAACAAATTCTGTTCCTTGTTCTAAAAGAACTTCTCCCAAAACAAGGATTTTAGCTTCTTCGCCGGAAATGAAGCATGTTATTATACCTTCAATAAAGCAGCAACAGCAGCAGCCACCTTCTCCACATCCTCCGTCGCCAACATCGCTACCCCTTCAACAACCACAAGGTCTAGGGCCGGAGCCGCATGAGACTCAGGAATTTACTCACGCAAAAAGGCCGAAATTCTCCTCTCCTCCACCACCTCCAAATATGGCGCTACTTCGATCAATTAGCAACAATTCATCCCCACAAAGGACAAAAGTTCCTGTTCCACCTCCGCCACCGCCACCACCCCCTATGCCGCCACCAGCAGCCGTAAAACTGTCAGTACCCAGGTCAGTAAGGAATTTGAAGACCAATGTGACTCCAAAACCTGCCCAACTGTTGAAAAAGCATGAATCTCGGACCTCAAGTCCCAAAAACAGTGCAGTGAGTGGGGCTAGAAAGTCCATGGAAGAGGTGGTTAGTTACAAAGGTGTCAGTTCTTCAGAGAAGACAGACGGGGATGACATGGATAGTGCAAAACCCAAGTTGAAGCCTTTGCACTGGGACAAAGTACGAGCAACCTCGGAGAGAGCTACAGTGTGGGACCAGATAAAATCAAGCTCATTTCA ATTGAATGAGGACATGATGGAGACTCTATTTGGCTGCAATTCAACTACAGCAGCACCACCAAAAGAACCTATTAGAAGATCAGTTCTGCCTCCTGTTAAACAGGAAAACAGAGTTTTGGATTCAAAGAAGTCACAGAACATTGCCATACTGTTGAGAGCACTGAATGTAACAAGAGATGAAGTGTCAGAAGCTCTTTTAGATG GTAACCCGGAAAGCTTAGGTGCTGAGCTTTTCGAGACTTTGGTAAAGATGGCTCCCACAAAGGAGGAAGAAATAAAACTTCGAGATTACAGCGGGGACTTATCGAAACTAGGCTCTGCAGAAAGATTTCTGAGGACAGTGCTTGATATCCCCTTTGCCTTCAAAAGAGTTGAAACCATGCTCTATAGAGCCAACTTTGATACTGAAGTACAATATTTGAGGAAGTCTTTTCAAACCCTCGAG GAAGCGAGTGACGAATTGAAGAACAGCAGGCTATTCCTCAAACTCCTTGAAGCTGTTCTTAGGACAGGAAACCGGATGAATGTTGGAACCAACCGGGGTGATGCTAAAGCTTTTAAGCTTGACACCCTTTTGAAACTTGTTGATATAAAGGGAACTGATGGGAAAACTACACTGCTACACTTTGTGGTTCAAGAGATCATTAGATCCGAAGGTGCTGGTACTAACTCTACTGATGGGAATCATGAAAATAAAATGGCCTCCAACTTTAAGGAGGAGGATTTCAGGAAACAAGGATTGCAGGTTGTGGCTGGGCTGAGCAGAGACCTCAGCAATGTCAAGAAGGCGGCTGGAATGGATTCGGATGTCTTAAGCAGTTATGTGTCAAAGCTTGAAATAGGACTCGAGAAGGCCAGATCAGTTCTACAATATGAGAAGCCTGATACGCCCGGGAATTTCTTCAACTCCATGAAAATGTTTCTAAGAGATGCTGAAGAGGAGATTGCTAAGATAAAGGATGATGAAAGAAAAGCTTTATTGCTTGTGAAAGAAGTTACTGAATATTTTCATGGGAATGCAACAAAGGAAGAAGCTCATCCCTTAAGAATCTTCATGATTGTGAGGGATTTCCTGTCAATATTGGATCATGTCTGCAAAGAAGTGGGGCTATTGCAGGATAGAACAATGGTGGGTGCTGCTAGATCCTTTCGGATATCTGCAACGGCTTCACTGCCAGTTCTTAGTAGGTACAATGTGAGACAAGATGGAAGTTCAGATGATGAAAGCTTGGCTCCTTGA